Proteins encoded within one genomic window of Drosophila willistoni isolate 14030-0811.24 chromosome XL unlocalized genomic scaffold, UCI_dwil_1.1 Seg141, whole genome shotgun sequence:
- the LOC124460436 gene encoding uncharacterized protein LOC124460436 codes for MQAINKNFQATNSNASKLLTDLVFGINSLKSKIISPEDIVDVLNTDFKGHVKRDLPLGYAFEMLLKKIKENISDEIEMEIRFRCTEFLISLIDELRKRLPENYQILKQIDIFSVDKILNAKKGSVIQILNLFKLPVTQIEELILQYNTIHLLKWENTDCTLKFWAEANNYVDSGGNHRFKSLATFVLSLLSLPWSNAEVERVFSQMNIVKSKLRNSMNIDTLNSILHIRYGLRRSNKCCHNFEVPPKYLNLIGTNNSYTLEENMDFIELDNCLSIFK; via the exons ATGCAggctataaacaaaaatttccaGGCCACCAATTCAAATGCAAGCAAACTTTTAACTGATCTTGTATTTGgaataaattctttaaaatcaaaaataatatcCCCTGAAGACATAGTTGACGTTCTGAATACTGATTTTAAAGGACATGTCAAGAGGGATCTACCTTTGGGTTATGCATTCGAAATGTTgctcaaaaaaataaaggaaaatatttCCGATGAAATAGAAATGGAAATTCGATTTAGGTGCACGGAATTTCTAATTTCACTTATAGATGAGCTTAGAAAGAG aTTACCAGAAAACTACCAAATATTAAAGCAAATCGACATTTTTTCTGTTGACAAAATATTGAACGCCAAAAAGGGCTCTGTTATTCAAATCCTAAACCTTTTCAAATTGCCTGTCACTCAGATTGAAGAGCTCATTCTGCAGTACAACACCATACATCTTTTGAAATGGGAAAATACCGATTGTACCTTGAAATTTTGGGCTGAAGCAAACAATTATGTGGATTCGGGAGGTAATCATCGATTTAAATCATTAGCTACTTTTGTCTTGAGCTTACTATCGCTACCGTGGTCAAACGCGGAAGTCGAACGAGTGTTTAGTCAGATGAACATTGTAAAATCAAAGCTGAGGAACTCAATGAACATAGACACACTTAATTCGATTTTACACATACg TTATGGATTGCgtagatcaaataaatgttgcCACAACTTTGAAGTGCCTCCAAagtatttgaatttaattggaACAAACAACTCCTATACTCTTGAGGAGAATATGGACTTTATTGAGCTTGATAATTGTCTatcaattttcaaataa
- the LOC6648807 gene encoding otefin, whose product MEDQDTLSNAELKAKMVSQGLPNIAVTDSSRNVLVKRLRASLAGETPGSPSSAGASPKKSSKRRDTLQPSNSSEAKETERRSRMVEKKTKQPASLVPKQTRRKSNTNTAPPSIEDRDGTKKLETIVDELQPPTRNVQNEKTVEDNSVIVLESDGKEDDETKSSTKTLDYDSDETKSARKTLEDDSVIVLESDDEEDEKTLKAPNLVSVASQIAIGTHGSRYSSYTMTNTSSATTRYRHSPAAPLYMNRFVRNLARLRAANSYSRRTVAGYSFSNVDYELQARYKPHAPRALRPEDTSVSVAFSNWINSLDEKFGLESIIFLLVVVLILIGLYIIFH is encoded by the coding sequence ATGGAAGATCAGGACACCCTGTCCAATGCCGAATTAAAAGCCAAAATGGTGTCCCAGGGTTTACCCAACATTGCTGTGACGGACAGTAGCCGAAATGTTTTAGTCAAGCGTTTGCGCGCGTCTTTGGCTGGCGAGACGCCTGGGTCGCCGTCATCAGCTGGAGCAAGCCCAAAGAAATCCTCCAAACGGCGTGATACATTGCAGCCATCCAACAGTTCGGAAGCCAAAGAGACCGAACGTCGCAGCCGCATGGTAgagaagaaaaccaaacaaCCGGCTTCACTTGTTCCTAAACAGACGCGCCGCAAATCTAACACCAACACGGCACCTCCAAGCATAGAGGACCGAGATGGGACCAAAAAGCTGGAGACCATAGTGGATGAATTACAGCCACCGACACGGAATGTTCAGAACGAGAAAACTGTGGAGGACAATTCTGTTATTGTGCTGGAGTCTGATGGCAAAGAGGACGATGAGACTAAATCATCGACGAAAACTTTGGATTACGATTCCGATGAGACGAAATCGGCAAGGAAAACTTTGGAGGACGATTCTGTTATTGTGCTAGAGTCCGATGACGAAGAGGACGAGAAGACGCTAAAGGCTCCAAACCTCGTTTCAGTCGCTTCTCAGATTGCAATTGGCACCCATGGCAGTCGCTATAGCAGCTACACCATGACTAATACTAGCTCTGCCACAACACGCTATCGCCATTCACCAGCTGCTCCCTTGTACATGAATCGATTCGTTCGAAATCTGGCTCGGCTAAGAGCGGCTAACAGCTATTCCAGACGCACTGTGGCTGGATATTCGTTTTCTAATGTTGACTACGAACTTCAAGCACGCTACAAACCTCATGCACCCCGTGCCCTACGTCCCGAGGACACAAGTGTGTCCGTGGCCTTTTCCAACTGGATAAATAGTTTGGATGAGAAATTCGGATTAGAGTCCATTATATTCCTTTTGGTTGTCGTTCTAATTCTGATTGGCTTATATATCATATTTCACTAA
- the LOC6648884 gene encoding rab11 family-interacting protein 5 isoform X3 gives MWSPTHCSVTVQRARGLLTKGKNGTNNCFVTIALGKEKYQTSVKDKAEPTVNWNEECELKIPDQGNRAELTLTCLHRNNLGIDEFLGQATLPLNEMDVYDRPRAKWFKLESKPGKEKKNKERGELEVRIAFVVKSGSLNDVSKTGHKSSIGQLASSVGGSLFSIGKGEKRKSIKKFAGSILHIKGKKKHPSDGGDDNSSFSGSFASLGTPTSSTGGRRRGQGQRAGEADPGVISEDEDEFVFDNLSHKSSGSSLNIQRNSGGGGLQAPLANFAPRNPSPLLNNGGGGTAAAAAAKMNGGKPDARTLHDDDEAKMQLDNVKEMAQLELDFSVRAQHPQSQQTPSPPQPSPPSKPPRQKEEQLPLPPTPPSPSPPKHKEEPQQQQQQQQTNDEWASKLYLDLDARNSDSLKRRSWESRVPLPATIEEAPTKTRLSTSSVTSASTTSTSSSSSSSEAEEEEAPRGPPPPVPAPTITTSLFSPVVEQRNFEDLNSSFAQFELRNSTAIYGDDNDTDEEQRRETEQPMPKPQPRALSNQQLSQQQKAEEDEKTEREARRLREAEDARLEEELRLNEQRLRDEEDALQRELEEQKSIKRRQEDQRLLSFAKQQQQQQQQQQQQQQQQQQQQQQQLIGQPIENSQLEANFILTPEQSPKEELGGGLAANGRGEKQQRLGKFKYGHKRDKHNNDSESNSPSPKSTERIIIGHEKSGGSHAERRSEISAQLAKKYEGKSREELMLIANGMENEALLQRQRVKELEDYLDNLLLRVMETHPKILQNPYSRTTSAKSG, from the exons ATGTGGAGTCCAACACATTGCAGTGTAACGG TTCAGCGAGCGCGCGGATTGCTAACCAAAGGCAAAAATGGCACCAACAATTGCTTTGTTACCATTGCCCTGGGCAAAGAGAAATATCAAACATCGGTTAAGGACAAGGCCGAGCCGACTGTTAACTGGAATGAGGAATGCGAATT AAAAATACCGGATCAGGGAAATCGAGCTGAATTAACATTGACATGTCTGCATCGCAATAATCTGGGCATTGATGAGTTTCTTGGCCAGGCCACATTGCCATTAAACGAAATGGATGTCTATGATCGACCCAGGGCCAAATGGTTTAAGCTGGAAAGTAAACCaggcaaagagaaaaagaacaaAGAGCGCGGCGAATTGGAAGTTCGTATTGCGTTTGTTGTCAAATCGGGCTCGTTGAACGATGTCTCCAAAACTGGGCACAAATCATCAATTGGCCAACTAGCAAGCTCTGTGGGCGGCAGTCTCTTTTCCATTGGCAAGGGCGAGAAACGGAAGAGCATTAAAAAGTTTGCCGGCTCGATATTGCATATCAAAGGGAAAAAGAAACATCCGTCGGATGGCGGTGATGATAATAGTTCGTTTAGTGGTTCATTCGCTAGCCTGGGCACACCCACCAGTTCGACGGGTGGCCGGAGGCGTGGTCAGGGCCAGCGTGCCGGCGAAGCTGATCCGGGTGTCATCAGTGAGGATGAAGATGAATTTGTCTTTGATAATTTATCGCACAAAAGTTCAGGTAGTTCTCTAAATATACAAAGAAATAGTGGAGGAGGAGGCTTACAGGCGCCATTGGCCAATTTTGCACCAAGAAATCCATCGCCATTGCTAAATAATGGAGGAGGAGGAAcagcagccgcagccgcaGCCAAAATGAATGGAGGTAAGCCGGATGCAAGGACTTTGCATGATGACGATGAGGCCAAAATGCAGCTTGATAATGTAAAGGAGATGGCACAGCTTGAGCTAGACTTCAGTGTACGGGCACAACACCCACAGTCGCAGCAGACGCCATCGCCACCGCAGCCGTCGCCTCCCTCAAAGCCGCCTAGGCAAAAGGAAGAGCAGCTGCCGCTACCACCGACGCCGCCGTCACCTTCGCCACCAAAGCACAAAGAGGaaccacagcagcagcagcagcagcagcaaactaACGATGAATGGGCCAGCAAATTGTATTTAGATTTGGATGCTCGCAATAGTGATTCTCTTAAACGACGTAGCTGGGAGAGTCGTGTGCCTTTGCCCGCAACAATTGAAGAGGCACCAACAAAAACTAGATTATCCACTTCCTCCGTCACCTCAGCATCgacaacatcaacatcatcatcatcatcaagcTCTGAGgctgaagaagaagaagctcCAAGAGGGCCACCGCCGCCAGTGCCGGCACCAACAATCACCACATCGCTCTTCTCACCCGTTGTGGAGCAACGTAATTTCGAGGATCTAAATTCCAGTTTTGCCCAATTTGAGCTTAGGAATAGCACAGCCATTTACGGCGATGACAATGACACTGACGAGGAGCAACGCAGGGAGACGGAGCAACCAATGCCGAAACCCCAACCTCGAGCTCTCTCTAACCAGCAACTGTCGCAGCAACAAAAGGCTGAGGAGGATGAGAAAACTGAACGAGAAGCTCGCCGCCTGCGAGAAGCTGAAGATGCCCGCCTCGAGGAGGAGTTGCGTCTGAATGAGCAAAGACTACGTGATGAGGAAGATGCCCTACAGCGTGAGCTCGAAGAGCAAAAGAGTATCAAACGTCGCCAAGAGGATCAAAGACTTCTTAGCTTTGccaaacagcagcaacaacaacaacaacagcaacagcaacaacaacagcaacagcaacaacaacagcaacaacagcttATTGGCCAGCCCATTGAAAACTCACAACTGGAAGCCAATTTCATTCTCACACCGGAGCAATCACCCAAAGAGGAACTGGGTGGTGGCCTTGCGGCCAATGGACGTGGCGAGAAACAGCAGCGATTGGGAAAATTCAAATATGGGCACAAGCGAG ATAAACATAATAATGATAGTGAAAGCAATTCACCCAGTCCCAAGTCAACAGAACGCATTATCATTGGCCACGAGAAATCTGGAGGTTCACATGCCGAACGACGATCGGAGATCTCTGCCCAATTAGCCAAAAAATATGAAGGCAAATCGCGAGAG GAGCTGATGCTGATTGCGAATGGAATGGAGAACGAGGCTCTGTTGCAGCGACAGCGAGTCAAGGAGCTAGAGGATTATCTGGATAATCTATTATTGCGTGTTATGGAAACACATCCGAAAATACTGCAAAACCCTTATTCACGTACCACATCGGCCAAGAG CGGCTAA
- the LOC6648884 gene encoding rab11 family-interacting protein 5 isoform X2 — translation MWSPTHCSVTVQRARGLLTKGKNGTNNCFVTIALGKEKYQTSVKDKAEPTVNWNEECELKIPDQGNRAELTLTCLHRNNLGIDEFLGQATLPLNEMDVYDRPRAKWFKLESKPGKEKKNKERGELEVRIAFVVKSGSLNDVSKTGHKSSIGQLASSVGGSLFSIGKGEKRKSIKKFAGSILHIKGKKKHPSDGGDDNSSFSGSFASLGTPTSSTGGRRRGQGQRAGEADPGVISEDEDEFVFDNLSHKSSGSSLNIQRNSGGGGLQAPLANFAPRNPSPLLNNGGGGTAAAAAAKMNGGKPDARTLHDDDEAKMQLDNVKEMAQLELDFSVRAQHPQSQQTPSPPQPSPPSKPPRQKEEQLPLPPTPPSPSPPKHKEEPQQQQQQQQTNDEWASKLYLDLDARNSDSLKRRSWESRVPLPATIEEAPTKTRLSTSSVTSASTTSTSSSSSSSEAEEEEAPRGPPPPVPAPTITTSLFSPVVEQRNFEDLNSSFAQFELRNSTAIYGDDNDTDEEQRRETEQPMPKPQPRALSNQQLSQQQKAEEDEKTEREARRLREAEDARLEEELRLNEQRLRDEEDALQRELEEQKSIKRRQEDQRLLSFAKQQQQQQQQQQQQQQQQQQQQQQQLIGQPIENSQLEANFILTPEQSPKEELGGGLAANGRGEKQQRLGKFKYGHKRDKHNNDSESNSPSPKSTERIIIGHEKSGGSHAERRSEISAQLAKKYEGKSREELMLIANGMENEALLQRQRVKELEDYLDNLLLRVMETHPKILQNPYSRTTSAKSYKNYINMNDFLNG, via the exons ATGTGGAGTCCAACACATTGCAGTGTAACGG TTCAGCGAGCGCGCGGATTGCTAACCAAAGGCAAAAATGGCACCAACAATTGCTTTGTTACCATTGCCCTGGGCAAAGAGAAATATCAAACATCGGTTAAGGACAAGGCCGAGCCGACTGTTAACTGGAATGAGGAATGCGAATT AAAAATACCGGATCAGGGAAATCGAGCTGAATTAACATTGACATGTCTGCATCGCAATAATCTGGGCATTGATGAGTTTCTTGGCCAGGCCACATTGCCATTAAACGAAATGGATGTCTATGATCGACCCAGGGCCAAATGGTTTAAGCTGGAAAGTAAACCaggcaaagagaaaaagaacaaAGAGCGCGGCGAATTGGAAGTTCGTATTGCGTTTGTTGTCAAATCGGGCTCGTTGAACGATGTCTCCAAAACTGGGCACAAATCATCAATTGGCCAACTAGCAAGCTCTGTGGGCGGCAGTCTCTTTTCCATTGGCAAGGGCGAGAAACGGAAGAGCATTAAAAAGTTTGCCGGCTCGATATTGCATATCAAAGGGAAAAAGAAACATCCGTCGGATGGCGGTGATGATAATAGTTCGTTTAGTGGTTCATTCGCTAGCCTGGGCACACCCACCAGTTCGACGGGTGGCCGGAGGCGTGGTCAGGGCCAGCGTGCCGGCGAAGCTGATCCGGGTGTCATCAGTGAGGATGAAGATGAATTTGTCTTTGATAATTTATCGCACAAAAGTTCAGGTAGTTCTCTAAATATACAAAGAAATAGTGGAGGAGGAGGCTTACAGGCGCCATTGGCCAATTTTGCACCAAGAAATCCATCGCCATTGCTAAATAATGGAGGAGGAGGAAcagcagccgcagccgcaGCCAAAATGAATGGAGGTAAGCCGGATGCAAGGACTTTGCATGATGACGATGAGGCCAAAATGCAGCTTGATAATGTAAAGGAGATGGCACAGCTTGAGCTAGACTTCAGTGTACGGGCACAACACCCACAGTCGCAGCAGACGCCATCGCCACCGCAGCCGTCGCCTCCCTCAAAGCCGCCTAGGCAAAAGGAAGAGCAGCTGCCGCTACCACCGACGCCGCCGTCACCTTCGCCACCAAAGCACAAAGAGGaaccacagcagcagcagcagcagcagcaaactaACGATGAATGGGCCAGCAAATTGTATTTAGATTTGGATGCTCGCAATAGTGATTCTCTTAAACGACGTAGCTGGGAGAGTCGTGTGCCTTTGCCCGCAACAATTGAAGAGGCACCAACAAAAACTAGATTATCCACTTCCTCCGTCACCTCAGCATCgacaacatcaacatcatcatcatcatcaagcTCTGAGgctgaagaagaagaagctcCAAGAGGGCCACCGCCGCCAGTGCCGGCACCAACAATCACCACATCGCTCTTCTCACCCGTTGTGGAGCAACGTAATTTCGAGGATCTAAATTCCAGTTTTGCCCAATTTGAGCTTAGGAATAGCACAGCCATTTACGGCGATGACAATGACACTGACGAGGAGCAACGCAGGGAGACGGAGCAACCAATGCCGAAACCCCAACCTCGAGCTCTCTCTAACCAGCAACTGTCGCAGCAACAAAAGGCTGAGGAGGATGAGAAAACTGAACGAGAAGCTCGCCGCCTGCGAGAAGCTGAAGATGCCCGCCTCGAGGAGGAGTTGCGTCTGAATGAGCAAAGACTACGTGATGAGGAAGATGCCCTACAGCGTGAGCTCGAAGAGCAAAAGAGTATCAAACGTCGCCAAGAGGATCAAAGACTTCTTAGCTTTGccaaacagcagcaacaacaacaacaacagcaacagcaacaacaacagcaacagcaacaacaacagcaacaacagcttATTGGCCAGCCCATTGAAAACTCACAACTGGAAGCCAATTTCATTCTCACACCGGAGCAATCACCCAAAGAGGAACTGGGTGGTGGCCTTGCGGCCAATGGACGTGGCGAGAAACAGCAGCGATTGGGAAAATTCAAATATGGGCACAAGCGAG ATAAACATAATAATGATAGTGAAAGCAATTCACCCAGTCCCAAGTCAACAGAACGCATTATCATTGGCCACGAGAAATCTGGAGGTTCACATGCCGAACGACGATCGGAGATCTCTGCCCAATTAGCCAAAAAATATGAAGGCAAATCGCGAGAG GAGCTGATGCTGATTGCGAATGGAATGGAGAACGAGGCTCTGTTGCAGCGACAGCGAGTCAAGGAGCTAGAGGATTATCTGGATAATCTATTATTGCGTGTTATGGAAACACATCCGAAAATACTGCAAAACCCTTATTCACGTACCACATCGGCCAAGAG TTATAAAAATTACATCAATATGAATGACTTTTTAAA CGGCTAA
- the LOC6648884 gene encoding trichohyalin isoform X1, giving the protein MWSPTHCSVTVQRARGLLTKGKNGTNNCFVTIALGKEKYQTSVKDKAEPTVNWNEECELKIPDQGNRAELTLTCLHRNNLGIDEFLGQATLPLNEMDVYDRPRAKWFKLESKPGKEKKNKERGELEVRIAFVVKSGSLNDVSKTGHKSSIGQLASSVGGSLFSIGKGEKRKSIKKFAGSILHIKGKKKHPSDGGDDNSSFSGSFASLGTPTSSTGGRRRGQGQRAGEADPGVISEDEDEFVFDNLSHKSSGSSLNIQRNSGGGGLQAPLANFAPRNPSPLLNNGGGGTAAAAAAKMNGGKPDARTLHDDDEAKMQLDNVKEMAQLELDFSVRAQHPQSQQTPSPPQPSPPSKPPRQKEEQLPLPPTPPSPSPPKHKEEPQQQQQQQQTNDEWASKLYLDLDARNSDSLKRRSWESRVPLPATIEEAPTKTRLSTSSVTSASTTSTSSSSSSSEAEEEEAPRGPPPPVPAPTITTSLFSPVVEQRNFEDLNSSFAQFELRNSTAIYGDDNDTDEEQRRETEQPMPKPQPRALSNQQLSQQQKAEEDEKTEREARRLREAEDARLEEELRLNEQRLRDEEDALQRELEEQKSIKRRQEDQRLLSFAKQQQQQQQQQQQQQQQQQQQQQQQLIGQPIENSQLEANFILTPEQSPKEELGGGLAANGRGEKQQRLGKFKYGHKRDKHNNDSESNSPSPKSTERIIIGHEKSGGSHAERRSEISAQLAKKYEGKSREELMLIANGMENEALLQRQRVKELEDYLDNLLLRVMETHPKILQNPYSRTTSAKSYKNYINMNDFLKRR; this is encoded by the exons ATGTGGAGTCCAACACATTGCAGTGTAACGG TTCAGCGAGCGCGCGGATTGCTAACCAAAGGCAAAAATGGCACCAACAATTGCTTTGTTACCATTGCCCTGGGCAAAGAGAAATATCAAACATCGGTTAAGGACAAGGCCGAGCCGACTGTTAACTGGAATGAGGAATGCGAATT AAAAATACCGGATCAGGGAAATCGAGCTGAATTAACATTGACATGTCTGCATCGCAATAATCTGGGCATTGATGAGTTTCTTGGCCAGGCCACATTGCCATTAAACGAAATGGATGTCTATGATCGACCCAGGGCCAAATGGTTTAAGCTGGAAAGTAAACCaggcaaagagaaaaagaacaaAGAGCGCGGCGAATTGGAAGTTCGTATTGCGTTTGTTGTCAAATCGGGCTCGTTGAACGATGTCTCCAAAACTGGGCACAAATCATCAATTGGCCAACTAGCAAGCTCTGTGGGCGGCAGTCTCTTTTCCATTGGCAAGGGCGAGAAACGGAAGAGCATTAAAAAGTTTGCCGGCTCGATATTGCATATCAAAGGGAAAAAGAAACATCCGTCGGATGGCGGTGATGATAATAGTTCGTTTAGTGGTTCATTCGCTAGCCTGGGCACACCCACCAGTTCGACGGGTGGCCGGAGGCGTGGTCAGGGCCAGCGTGCCGGCGAAGCTGATCCGGGTGTCATCAGTGAGGATGAAGATGAATTTGTCTTTGATAATTTATCGCACAAAAGTTCAGGTAGTTCTCTAAATATACAAAGAAATAGTGGAGGAGGAGGCTTACAGGCGCCATTGGCCAATTTTGCACCAAGAAATCCATCGCCATTGCTAAATAATGGAGGAGGAGGAAcagcagccgcagccgcaGCCAAAATGAATGGAGGTAAGCCGGATGCAAGGACTTTGCATGATGACGATGAGGCCAAAATGCAGCTTGATAATGTAAAGGAGATGGCACAGCTTGAGCTAGACTTCAGTGTACGGGCACAACACCCACAGTCGCAGCAGACGCCATCGCCACCGCAGCCGTCGCCTCCCTCAAAGCCGCCTAGGCAAAAGGAAGAGCAGCTGCCGCTACCACCGACGCCGCCGTCACCTTCGCCACCAAAGCACAAAGAGGaaccacagcagcagcagcagcagcagcaaactaACGATGAATGGGCCAGCAAATTGTATTTAGATTTGGATGCTCGCAATAGTGATTCTCTTAAACGACGTAGCTGGGAGAGTCGTGTGCCTTTGCCCGCAACAATTGAAGAGGCACCAACAAAAACTAGATTATCCACTTCCTCCGTCACCTCAGCATCgacaacatcaacatcatcatcatcatcaagcTCTGAGgctgaagaagaagaagctcCAAGAGGGCCACCGCCGCCAGTGCCGGCACCAACAATCACCACATCGCTCTTCTCACCCGTTGTGGAGCAACGTAATTTCGAGGATCTAAATTCCAGTTTTGCCCAATTTGAGCTTAGGAATAGCACAGCCATTTACGGCGATGACAATGACACTGACGAGGAGCAACGCAGGGAGACGGAGCAACCAATGCCGAAACCCCAACCTCGAGCTCTCTCTAACCAGCAACTGTCGCAGCAACAAAAGGCTGAGGAGGATGAGAAAACTGAACGAGAAGCTCGCCGCCTGCGAGAAGCTGAAGATGCCCGCCTCGAGGAGGAGTTGCGTCTGAATGAGCAAAGACTACGTGATGAGGAAGATGCCCTACAGCGTGAGCTCGAAGAGCAAAAGAGTATCAAACGTCGCCAAGAGGATCAAAGACTTCTTAGCTTTGccaaacagcagcaacaacaacaacaacagcaacagcaacaacaacagcaacagcaacaacaacagcaacaacagcttATTGGCCAGCCCATTGAAAACTCACAACTGGAAGCCAATTTCATTCTCACACCGGAGCAATCACCCAAAGAGGAACTGGGTGGTGGCCTTGCGGCCAATGGACGTGGCGAGAAACAGCAGCGATTGGGAAAATTCAAATATGGGCACAAGCGAG ATAAACATAATAATGATAGTGAAAGCAATTCACCCAGTCCCAAGTCAACAGAACGCATTATCATTGGCCACGAGAAATCTGGAGGTTCACATGCCGAACGACGATCGGAGATCTCTGCCCAATTAGCCAAAAAATATGAAGGCAAATCGCGAGAG GAGCTGATGCTGATTGCGAATGGAATGGAGAACGAGGCTCTGTTGCAGCGACAGCGAGTCAAGGAGCTAGAGGATTATCTGGATAATCTATTATTGCGTGTTATGGAAACACATCCGAAAATACTGCAAAACCCTTATTCACGTACCACATCGGCCAAGAG TTATAAAAATTACATCAATATGAATGACTTTTTAAA AAGACGATAA
- the LOC6648884 gene encoding rab11 family-interacting protein 1 isoform X4 — MWSPTHCSVTVQRARGLLTKGKNGTNNCFVTIALGKEKYQTSVKDKAEPTVNWNEECELKIPDQGNRAELTLTCLHRNNLGIDEFLGQATLPLNEMDVYDRPRAKWFKLESKPGKEKKNKERGELEVRIAFVVKSGSLNDVSKTGHKSSIGQLASSVGGSLFSIGKGEKRKSIKKFAGSILHIKGKKKHPSDGGDDNSSFSGSFASLGTPTSSTGGRRRGQGQRAGEADPGVISEDEDEFVFDNLSHKSSGSSLNIQRNSGGGGLQAPLANFAPRNPSPLLNNGGGGTAAAAAAKMNGDKHNNDSESNSPSPKSTERIIIGHEKSGGSHAERRSEISAQLAKKYEGKSREELMLIANGMENEALLQRQRVKELEDYLDNLLLRVMETHPKILQNPYSRTTSAKSYKNYINMNDFLK, encoded by the exons ATGTGGAGTCCAACACATTGCAGTGTAACGG TTCAGCGAGCGCGCGGATTGCTAACCAAAGGCAAAAATGGCACCAACAATTGCTTTGTTACCATTGCCCTGGGCAAAGAGAAATATCAAACATCGGTTAAGGACAAGGCCGAGCCGACTGTTAACTGGAATGAGGAATGCGAATT AAAAATACCGGATCAGGGAAATCGAGCTGAATTAACATTGACATGTCTGCATCGCAATAATCTGGGCATTGATGAGTTTCTTGGCCAGGCCACATTGCCATTAAACGAAATGGATGTCTATGATCGACCCAGGGCCAAATGGTTTAAGCTGGAAAGTAAACCaggcaaagagaaaaagaacaaAGAGCGCGGCGAATTGGAAGTTCGTATTGCGTTTGTTGTCAAATCGGGCTCGTTGAACGATGTCTCCAAAACTGGGCACAAATCATCAATTGGCCAACTAGCAAGCTCTGTGGGCGGCAGTCTCTTTTCCATTGGCAAGGGCGAGAAACGGAAGAGCATTAAAAAGTTTGCCGGCTCGATATTGCATATCAAAGGGAAAAAGAAACATCCGTCGGATGGCGGTGATGATAATAGTTCGTTTAGTGGTTCATTCGCTAGCCTGGGCACACCCACCAGTTCGACGGGTGGCCGGAGGCGTGGTCAGGGCCAGCGTGCCGGCGAAGCTGATCCGGGTGTCATCAGTGAGGATGAAGATGAATTTGTCTTTGATAATTTATCGCACAAAAGTTCAGGTAGTTCTCTAAATATACAAAGAAATAGTGGAGGAGGAGGCTTACAGGCGCCATTGGCCAATTTTGCACCAAGAAATCCATCGCCATTGCTAAATAATGGAGGAGGAGGAAcagcagccgcagccgcaGCCAAAATGAATGGAG ATAAACATAATAATGATAGTGAAAGCAATTCACCCAGTCCCAAGTCAACAGAACGCATTATCATTGGCCACGAGAAATCTGGAGGTTCACATGCCGAACGACGATCGGAGATCTCTGCCCAATTAGCCAAAAAATATGAAGGCAAATCGCGAGAG GAGCTGATGCTGATTGCGAATGGAATGGAGAACGAGGCTCTGTTGCAGCGACAGCGAGTCAAGGAGCTAGAGGATTATCTGGATAATCTATTATTGCGTGTTATGGAAACACATCCGAAAATACTGCAAAACCCTTATTCACGTACCACATCGGCCAAGAG TTATAAAAATTACATCAATATGAATGACTTTTTAAAGTAA